DNA sequence from the Candida dubliniensis CD36 chromosome 5, complete sequence genome:
cCTTTATATTGAGTTTTATTCCATTTTAATCGAACTATAATGGATTTAcctattaatgattttaaaaatggTGTTGGATTGATTGGTTGGAactaaaataaatataaggTACCTTGTTAGTATAGAATTCAAGTATAACGAGttattgaatataataaaatagtATTGTATACATACATTTGACATGATATTAGATGTGTGTTGATAGTTGTTGGTTGATAGATGAGATTgaaggaggaggaggaggtaAGTAttatgtgtgtgtgtgtaaaaaaatgtaaagaattttttttttcttcttcttcttcttcttgttcttcttcttttcacTGTTTCTTTTCgtgttgttgaaaaattatcaacaaacaacaacaacaaacaacaacaaacaacaacaaactcTACATCCctttcttcatcaaaagTTCAAACACCATCTTCTGCATCCCCCCCCACACTTCCCCtagaaaatcaaaacatcatatatatatatatatatatatatactttAAATATGgataaatcaacaattcgAGTATTTATAATTGGTGGATTAATTCGATTTTTATtaccaacaataatttTCCCTCAATTAACATCAATATTagattcatcaatattattatcaacaccaataactagttttaaatcaattcaagaatcaattttttattttttccataatattgaattatataatgGAGGAATTAATCATTCACCaccaattttaataattttattatcatttttaggtaatattaatgaattaaatatggataataatttaaataaaattggatatgatttattatatactataattgatttaataattgcttataaaatcattataattAATCGATGgtataataattatcaacaacaaaaacgaCAACAAAAGAGgaataagaaaaaagaagaagaagaagtagaagtagaagaagaagaagaagaactacaaaaaaattcattgggaaaatttgatgattatttaattggttgtttttatttatttaatccattaattattttaacTAATTTAAGTCATTCAAGTATTATTTTCAGTTGGTATTTCATAATTGAAAGTATTAtacaaattattcaatatgaaaatatttctcgttcaatgatttctttAGCTATTGCTAGTTATCTTTCTTATAGtccaatttatttattaccTAGTATATTAGCATTAGGTCATGTCATCATTAGAGATAAAACTAActtgcaacaacaacaacaacaacaacaacaacaaccaccaaaaaagaatgttAAAGATTTGATTATGAAATTATATGTTGAAGGATtagcaatttttttaatttgtgaaatattattaattatgaTATCATTTATAATTACTGCAAGTTGGGAATTTTTAGATAATGTATATTTaacaattatattatttaaaaatccAAGACCTAATATAGGATTATGGTGgtatatttttattgaaatgtttgaaaattattcatcattttatttaattgttttcaatatttataCTTGGATTTTTATATTACCATTCACCATTAGATTTTTCCAatacaaaaacaataataataataaattttttttaccaattGGTGATTCATTTTTAGCAATAATTTTATGTCTTTGTTGgatttcatttattaaacCATATCCAATTCTTGGAGATTTAGgattaatattatcattattaccaattttaaataatactattattcaatattgtaaattgaaaaatattatcggaataatattaattattggattattattggcaccaatattttattatatttggaTTGTTTTAGGTACAGGGAAtgctaattttttttatagtATTACTTTAATTTGGGGTAGTATTCATGGATTAATTTTAATGGATTTAATTTGGACAAAATTGACTTTAgattattatattgataatgaaattgaaattgatatgAATGATGGTATTAGTTTAGcacaaatataataatgaatgTGTCCTcccataaaaaaaaaaaaaatatgcataatattataatattatcTCCAGATTTATAGGTAACTTATATTTGAAAGTtagaaatatcaaaattgtggtttaaataaaaagtataagaaattaatatcattacatgttattgatttttcttctttcaattaCCTCCCCCCCCTCTAACTCCTTCTCCCCCCTCTAACTCCTTGTTATCTGTAAAATTAAGTGTGGATTTATTGacttccaaaaaaaaaaaaatttaatcataatcataatctttatctttataaAGGATGATgtagataataataaaatatagGTTCTTAAATCTATCTATTTAAGAATTTCCTACCGTTTTCCTTTCAAACTGTTTAGTGATATTAATGTTTATTCTgaatatcaacaaatatattattgatacTGATCATTCTATAACACACACTATGTGAGTTATTTATAACTATTACTTGTCTAACTATTACTTGTCTAACTTTTAATTCTCAATTATACACCAAAAATGAAATCTTcgttagttagttagttagttaggcatttagtagtagtagtagtagtagtagtagtagtcgTAAATACATATAATATATAGTATGGGGGGTTATGAGGAGTTATGAGGAGGAGTTATGAGGAGTTAATATGCAAGTTACGgataaaacaaaacaatagTGGGGCTGTTACAACAAGAccccaaaaaagaaaattagaGATTTACCCCACTAAGTTAGGAAACTGTTTTTGGTTTCAGGTTTCTTTTTGcatctaataatatatatatatatagcaTCCATTCATccattaaatttatcatcatcttcaagTTCAAGTTCaacttcaaaaaaaaaaagaagaagaaaaattattttgttaCTAATAAACCaatagatgatgatgatgatagtAAGTAAATTCCTCAAAacatattgaatttaattcGTCCGAGGTATTatagaattttttttttttttttttttttaagttccatttataatataagcaaaataaatgaaacaaCTACaggaaacaacaacaacaacaacaacaacaacaacaacaacaacaacaacaacaacaacaacaataatgctgatgatgatgatgatgatgatgatgatgatttgaaaaattccatatctattctatttttttttttttaatcgATAACTAACAAAGTACTAaataagaagaagtagaagaagcagaagaagcagaagaagaggtaatatatttttgtaTCTTATCTATTAGATTCATGtgattcaatatttttaaaatccctcccccccccccccacaTCTGTTGAGGAacttgcttttttttttttttttttttcatttttcagttttattgacttatttgaaaaacaacaaggcttttttttttttttggttttaaaTTCCTTCCGGTGTGacatttcttcttgttgttgctgctgctgttgttgttgttgttttctgACATCACcattcattatcattattactaaacaaacaaattgaagCCATTTCTTGCTTTTCCATATTGTGTATAATAACGAAATGGGGGAAAAAGACAGAAAAACAGAGAGAAAGGGCAACTGTGGTAGTTGTGGTGGTTGCTagtgatggtggtggtggggCAACAAGGCGGGgggttggttggttgatAGCGCGGTTAtaccaattgattgattggcTGTATCAGATAAACGTATAATATTACattctctctctttttttccCCGATAACAAATGAATgtaattttgaataaatatCAAACTCCGAGGATAtgtcaacaacaacaacaacaacaataataatcataataatttatgCACCtgaattaatattattattatactaTTAGGAACTAATAACAAAATTGTTTGTGTTAGGTATCATTAAAAGAGTTATTGATTAATGTTTACTCCGACCACAAGATCACAAGATCACAAGACCACAAGACCAAgtaaaaagaagaaaaagaaaaagaaaaagaaaaaattgagtCACTTCGGATTAAGGGATGTTTTTTCTACTTTCTGtcggaaaaaaaaaaaaacaaaaaaaaaaaataaaagtatgAGTATGCACAATGGGgtaaaaattaaaaaaaaaaaactccgaaaaaaaaaaaaaaaaaaaaacaagaagaagaagaagaagaagaagctaaagaaagaaaaaaaaaaaaaggttgTTGATAGGTTGATTGGTTGGATTggagatgatgatgatgatgatgatgatgatgatgatgatgatgatgatttttgtttgagatattattaaacaactaactaactaacaacatcaacagGAAAGAGGAGAAGAGAAAGGagaagagaaagaagaagaagaagaaaaaaagcatattaacaacaacaataagtattgaaaattcaagctttttttttgattgttaaTAGGATGTCCTTCCCTCCCTCccctcttcctcttccttttcctcttcctacttcttctttccTGTTATTGTTAGTTTAAAGTgtttattaaaaagaa
Encoded proteins:
- a CDS encoding GPI transamidase subunit, putative (Similar to S. cerevisiae GAB1;~In S. cerevisiae: involved in attachment of glycosylphosphatidylinositol (GPI) anchors to proteins; may have a role in recognition of the attachment signal or of the lipid portion of GPI), which translates into the protein MDKSTIRVFIIGGLIRFLLPTIIFPQLTSILDSSILLSTPITSFKSIQESIFYFFHNIELYNGGINHSPPILIILLSFLGNINELNMDNNLNKIGYDLLYTIIDLIIAYKIIIINRWYNNYQQQKRQQKRNKKKEEEEVEVEEEEEELQKNSLGKFDDYLIGCFYLFNPLIILTNLSHSSIIFSWYFIIESIIQIIQYENISRSMISLAIASYLSYSPIYLLPSILALGHVIIRDKTNLQQQQQQQQQQPPKKNVKDLIMKLYVEGLAIFLICEILLIMISFIITASWEFLDNVYLTIILFKNPRPNIGLWWYIFIEMFENYSSFYLIVFNIYTWIFILPFTIRFFQYKNNNNNKFFLPIGDSFLAIILCLCWISFIKPYPILGDLGLILSLLPILNNTIIQYCKLKNIIGIILIIGLLLAPIFYYIWIVLGTGNANFFYSITLIWGSIHGLILMDLIWTKLTLDYYIDNEIEIDMNDGISLAQI